In the genome of Solibacillus silvestris, one region contains:
- a CDS encoding DNA polymerase III subunit alpha, which produces MSVIVLDNKRLFLKRIKSYELNTEEIYYRNDKTEERFLFLFLMNEEELWSEYKFEYLYIKMFDGSEYKYFSDKKLDNILKKMDNYFKEIGIDSEVEDCSYDLSNDCYYVSEKLKDILENNEYLAQAVDSYIITKDTFIFVDEDISSIATRMDNSFGLV; this is translated from the coding sequence ATGAGTGTTATTGTATTAGATAACAAAAGACTTTTTCTAAAAAGAATTAAAAGTTATGAGCTGAATACAGAAGAAATATATTATAGAAATGATAAAACAGAGGAACGATTTCTTTTCCTATTCCTTATGAATGAGGAGGAACTATGGAGTGAATATAAGTTCGAATATTTATATATTAAGATGTTTGACGGCAGCGAATATAAGTATTTCTCTGATAAAAAATTAGATAATATTTTAAAGAAAATGGATAACTACTTTAAAGAAATCGGCATTGACAGTGAAGTAGAAGATTGCTCTTATGATCTTTCTAACGATTGTTACTATGTTAGTGAAAAATTAAAAGATATACTAGAAAATAATGAGTATTTAGCGCAAGCTGTTGATAGTTATATAATAACGAAGGATACGTTCATATTCGTTGATGAAGACATTTCAAGTATAGCGACTAGAATGGATAATTCCTTTGGATTGGTATAA